Proteins found in one Arvicola amphibius chromosome 18, mArvAmp1.2, whole genome shotgun sequence genomic segment:
- the LOC119803946 gene encoding zinc finger protein 431-like isoform X1, giving the protein MLETYRNLTTVGYSWEDHNIEEHCQSSRRHERHEKSQTTEKTSVCTQCVKAFACDSHLHRLENTHTRLKSYEHNECSKAILHHSHLEIHKRTYTGEKPYKCNQCGKVFAYSSTLKMHERSHTGEMPNKCNQYGKAFTCHSHLQIHKRTHTGEKPYECNQCGKAFARSSNLQVHKRTHTGEKPYECNQCGKAFAHHSHLQVHKRTHTAVKPYDCNQCGKAFARHSSLQVHKRTHTGEKPYECNQCGKAFSHHSTLQVHKRTHTGEKPYECNQCGKAFACHSSLQKHERSHTGEKPYECNQCGKAFARHNHLQMHKRTHTGEKPYKCNQCGKAFARHSSLRIHERSHTGEKPYECNQCGKAFSHHSTLQVHKRTHTGEKPYECNQCGKAFARSSNLQVHKRTHTGEKPYECNQCGKAFACHNSLQVHKRTHTGEKPYECNQCGKAFAYHTFLRHSHLQMHKRTHTR; this is encoded by the exons atgctggagacctacagaAACCTCACTACTGTAG GATACAGTTGGGAAGACCATAATATTGAAGAACATTgtcaaagttctagaagacatgaaag GCATGAAAAAAgtcaaactacagagaaaacttcTGTATGTACTCAATGtgttaaagcctttgcatgtgaCAGTCATCTACACAGGCTTGAAAATACACATACTAGATTGAAATCCTATGAACATAATGAATGTAGTAAAGCCATTTTACATCACAGTCATCttgaaatacataaaagaacatacactggtgagaaaccctataaatgtaatcagtgtggtaaggtcTTTGCATATTCCAGTACTCTTAAAATGCATGAgagaagccatactggagagatGCCCAATAAATGTAATCAGTATGGTAAAGCCTTTACATGTCACAGTCatctacaaatacataaaagaacacatactggagagaagccctatgaatgtaatcagtgtggaaaAGCCTTTGCACGGAGTAGTAATCTACAAGTACATAAAAGaacccacactggagagaagccctatgaatgtaatcagtgtggtaaagcctttgcacatcaCAGTCATCTACAggtacataaaagaacacatactgcagTGAAGCCCTATGATTGTAATCAGTGTGGAAAAGCCTTTGCACGTCACAGTAGTCTCcaagtacataaaagaacacatactggagagaagccctatgaatgtaatcagtgtggtaaagccttttcacACCATAGTACTCTAcaagtacataaaagaacacatactggagagaagccctatgaatgtaatcagtgtggaaaAGCCTTTGCATGCCATAGTAGTCTTCAAAAACATGAAAGAagccacactggagagaagccctatgaatgtaatcagtgtggaaaAGCCTTTGCACGTCACAATCATCTTCagatgcataaaagaacacacactggagagaaaccttataaatgtaatcagtgtggaaaAGCCTTTGCACGTCACAGTAGTCTCCGAATACAtgaaagaagccatactggagagaagccctatgaatgtaatcagtgtggtaaagccttttcacACCATAGTACTCTAcaagtacataaaagaacacatactggagagaagccctatgaatgtaatcagtgtggtaaagcctttgcacggAGTAGTAATCTACAAGTACATAAAAGaacccacactggagagaagccctatgaatgtaatcagtgtggtaaagcctttgcatgtcacaATAGTCTCcaagtacataaaagaacacatactggagagaagccctatgaatgtaatcagtgtggaaaAGCGTTTGCATACCATA cctttttacgtcacagtcatcttcagatgcataaaagaacacacactagATAG
- the LOC119803946 gene encoding zinc finger protein 431-like isoform X2 has translation MLETYRNLTTVGYSWEDHNIEEHCQSSRRHERLENTHTRLKSYEHNECSKAILHHSHLEIHKRTYTGEKPYKCNQCGKVFAYSSTLKMHERSHTGEMPNKCNQYGKAFTCHSHLQIHKRTHTGEKPYECNQCGKAFARSSNLQVHKRTHTGEKPYECNQCGKAFAHHSHLQVHKRTHTAVKPYDCNQCGKAFARHSSLQVHKRTHTGEKPYECNQCGKAFSHHSTLQVHKRTHTGEKPYECNQCGKAFACHSSLQKHERSHTGEKPYECNQCGKAFARHNHLQMHKRTHTGEKPYKCNQCGKAFARHSSLRIHERSHTGEKPYECNQCGKAFSHHSTLQVHKRTHTGEKPYECNQCGKAFARSSNLQVHKRTHTGEKPYECNQCGKAFACHNSLQVHKRTHTGEKPYECNQCGKAFAYHSSLQMHERSHRREALLM, from the exons atgctggagacctacagaAACCTCACTACTGTAG GATACAGTTGGGAAGACCATAATATTGAAGAACATTgtcaaagttctagaagacatgaaag GCTTGAAAATACACATACTAGATTGAAATCCTATGAACATAATGAATGTAGTAAAGCCATTTTACATCACAGTCATCttgaaatacataaaagaacatacactggtgagaaaccctataaatgtaatcagtgtggtaaggtcTTTGCATATTCCAGTACTCTTAAAATGCATGAgagaagccatactggagagatGCCCAATAAATGTAATCAGTATGGTAAAGCCTTTACATGTCACAGTCatctacaaatacataaaagaacacatactggagagaagccctatgaatgtaatcagtgtggaaaAGCCTTTGCACGGAGTAGTAATCTACAAGTACATAAAAGaacccacactggagagaagccctatgaatgtaatcagtgtggtaaagcctttgcacatcaCAGTCATCTACAggtacataaaagaacacatactgcagTGAAGCCCTATGATTGTAATCAGTGTGGAAAAGCCTTTGCACGTCACAGTAGTCTCcaagtacataaaagaacacatactggagagaagccctatgaatgtaatcagtgtggtaaagccttttcacACCATAGTACTCTAcaagtacataaaagaacacatactggagagaagccctatgaatgtaatcagtgtggaaaAGCCTTTGCATGCCATAGTAGTCTTCAAAAACATGAAAGAagccacactggagagaagccctatgaatgtaatcagtgtggaaaAGCCTTTGCACGTCACAATCATCTTCagatgcataaaagaacacacactggagagaaaccttataaatgtaatcagtgtggaaaAGCCTTTGCACGTCACAGTAGTCTCCGAATACAtgaaagaagccatactggagagaagccctatgaatgtaatcagtgtggtaaagccttttcacACCATAGTACTCTAcaagtacataaaagaacacatactggagagaagccctatgaatgtaatcagtgtggtaaagcctttgcacggAGTAGTAATCTACAAGTACATAAAAGaacccacactggagagaagccctatgaatgtaatcagtgtggtaaagcctttgcatgtcacaATAGTCTCcaagtacataaaagaacacatactggagagaagccctatgaatgtaatcagtgtggaaaAGCGTTTGCATACCATAGTAGTCTTCAAATGCATGAAAGAAGCCACAGGAGAGAAGCCCTATTAATgtga